CGGGGAGACCCAGCCCAATTCATCATTGTGCCAACGCAACAGGGCTTCGGCAGCAACAATTTTTCTATTTTCAAGATCAACCTGAGGCTGGTAATACAGCTGCAGTTCCTGTCGTTCAAGCGCTCTGTGCAGCAGATTGGTTAAATGGAGGGCTTCATCGGCCTGCTGTGAAAATTCATGGGAAAAATAACAGAAACAGTCACGCCCTTTTTTCTTGGATTGATGCATGGCGTTTTCAGCCTTCTGCATTAGGCCGAGATCGTTGTTACTGTCTTTTGGGAAAAGAGCGATGCCGATACTGGCCGTTAAAAACAGCTCTGTCTCATCGATGATGAATGTCTGACGAATCGCATTGAGAATCTTATTGGCGACGGCTGAAGCATCCAACGCATCAGCACTACAGCTGGTCATCAGGGTAAACTCATCACCACTGTGACGACAAATCGAGTCCTCTTCTCTAACACATCGTTTCAAGCGCTGAGCCACCTCAATCAGAACTTTATCACCAACGGCATGGCCCAGACTGTCATTTATTTTTTTAAAATGATCCAGGCCGAGGGAATAAACCGCTAACGTCGATCGATTCCGCTGAGCATGCTTCAAGGCCTGTTGGAGACGATCGCGGAATAAAACGCGATTCGGCCTGCCGGTTAAAGGATCTCTTTGGGCTAAATGGAGGACTTTCTTTTCCAAGGCCTTTTCATTACTCAAGTCCGTGAATATAGCCACATAGCGGTAGACGTCACCGGTGTCGTCTGTTAAAGAGCGAATCGACAACAGTTCGGGAAAACTTGCACCGTCTTTATTGCGATTCCAGATTTCCCCCTGCCATTGGCCGTGTTGGATCAGTTCATGCCACATAGTTTGATAAAACGATTTATCATGAACACCGGATTGAAACATACGTGGATTTTCACCGAGGATTTCCCCTTCGTCGTAACCACTGATTCGACAAAACGCCCTGTTGACGGCAACGATACTTCCGGAGATGTCCGTCACCAGCACACCATCATTGCTGTTTTCGACGACCGTCATCAACTGCTTGAGTTGTTCCTCTTTTTGCAGACGCTCGCGAATATCCCGCACGGCACTCAGGACGGCATCCTGTCCTTTAAAGGAGATCAGGGTACTGTTGACTTCAACGGGAATCTCTTCGTCATCTTTGGATTTATGGACGGCTTTAAAGACAACGGTCTTCCCATGCAGAATCTCCGTAAAACGCTCACACGTCCGGTTTTTACAGACTTTTGTGCAATGGGTGCCAAGCAATTCCTTTTCTTTATAGCCGAGCAATGACAGATAAGACTGGTTCGCCATCAACAGATGACCATTGATGTCACGGACCACCAGGCCATCGGCAACTGTGTTGAAAAGATCCTGATAGGTAAGAAGGCTGTTTTTCAGTTCGACACTCAGGCTCTCCAGCTTTTCCTGATAACGATGGACCTCAGAGACATCATGAATCAGCAATTGAATTTTTTGCTCATCTTTAATCGTCATGAGACTGGCGACAACTTCAAGATACAAGTCCTTTGCCGCCAAATGAACAACATCACTGCAAAAACCTTCTGCACGCGTTTTATCTAAAAACGCGTTTACAGAGGCAAAACTTTCCGGAGTATGAAAGGTTTCGATATTAACCGGCAACATATCGGCCGAAATCTGAAACAGATTCAACGCTTCAGGATTCATCCTTTCAATGATTCCTGTTTCAGAAACGACCACGATGGCTTCCTTGCTTTGCTCATAAAGAGCCTGATAAGAAGTCGCCTGGCTTTTCGCTTCAGAGTAAAGAGGGTCGAGACCTATCTTTTTAACGATAATCCAGACCAGTGCGGCAAGAAACAGCAGCGGCAGCACAATAAGGCCGACAAAACGCCCATTATTTTTCAGCCACCAGGCAGATTGAATGCGATCCTGTTTTTTTAACTCCAGGCGACCTTCAATGTTTCTGCCGACACGCAACTCCTTTATGTTTGCGCGAAGGCCTTTCCCTGAATCCAGTGGCCGACTTGCACTGAAAATCTCAAATCCATTCGGGGCCGTCAAAGAAATTAGAATGTACTCCGGATGATCCTCAAAATAATCTCCGAGCATCGTGCGAATCTGGACATAATCACTGCGCAGCAGCGGTTCGCTTAACATGGAGGCAACCAGGTTTTGCTCAAGATCAAAACTTTGTTGCAACGCCTGCTCCAAAGCTTTTTCACGGGCAATGGATGACAGAAGACTTGCTGTGGCGATAAAAAGACAGAACAGCGCTGTCAGCATCACGGCAACACGGCGATATGTCATCAGGTTCTTTAAAGGCATGTGATCTCTCACCAAGTTCATTCAGATTCAGAGCATTGTGTACATAAACGCAAAGGATCGTATTCTTCATCGCTTACGGATCGAATGACAACCGCGTCAGAACGTAGCGTTCGCAGAAGTTTCCGGCCGGACTCCGTTTCATGCAGGCCCAAAAGAATGTGTTTTATTTTTCGGGCAATCGCCACATCCAACTGCGATGAGGCGACAAATGGATGGTCAGCCACTTGCGGCAGATCGGCCAGGACCCTGAGTCCCTCTCCGGCCATTTTTTCATACACTTCATATTTGATTGCTCCAGCATCAAATTTACCGGCTAAAACAGAGAATGCCACATTTTCATGGTTGCCGAGAAACTCTTGCGCAGCCAGCTCATCAAGAGAGACACCCGCAGTTCGCAACGTTGCGCACGCGAGTTTGAAGCCCATGGTTGATTCAGGAGAGACAAACGCCATGGAATGCCCCTTCAACTCTGCCAGCTCCGTCAAGTTGCTATCTTTTCTCACCACGATCGCCCCGCGCAACAACGGCGTTTTTCCATTCAACACACCAAGAAGCTTGATACCGGGGTCGCGATGAGAAGCTGCGACGTAAACCGCCGGTCCAATAAAGGCAAGATCCGTTTGTCCGGAACACAGATTATCAAGATGGGTTTCATAGTCCTGGGAAACCTTGAACGTAATCTCATAGCCGCTTTGCACTGAAAGTTGCTCGATAAAGGGCTGAAATCGACCCTGTAACTCAATGGCGGAAAGAAATGGATGGACAGCAAAAACCAGCGTTTTTGCCAAAGCAGTACCTGTAAAAAGTTGAACCATCACCACAAAAAAAAGGATTGTCTGTCGCCATTTTTTCATGCCATGGTCTCCTTAACAGCTGCTCAATCAAAGCGATACACGGTTGGAGCCACTTGCCTTAAAGGGACATCAAAGCCATGCAACGACTCTGAATGACCGAGAAACAGAAACCCTCCCGGCTGCAATTTACGGCAGAATTTTCTCACCAGACGTTCCTGAGTCTCTTTATCAAAATAAATAATAACATTGCGGCAAAAAATAACATCCATCGGGTGTGGCAAGCTGAAGTCCGCATCCATAAAATTCAACCGGCCAAAACGGATTTTCTTCCGCAGTAGAGGAGCGATGCGGACCAGTGGATTATTGCGATCCTTGCTGCGCAGCAGATAGCGTGAACGCATTTCCATGGGCACCGGTTGAATCCGATCACTGTGGTAGATGGCTTGTTTGGCATGATCAAGCACTTTGGTGGAAATATCGGTGGCGATAATCTCATAGTCAAAACAACCAGTGGGTTGCTTTTCGGCATAATCCGCCAACACCATGGCCATGGTATACGGCTCTTCTCCGGAAGAGCAGCCGGCACTCCAGATTTTAAAGGAACGTCGTTGAGAGAGATTTCTTTTCCAGGCAGGAAGAATCGTTTCTGTCAGATACTCGAAATGGCCCGCTTCACGAAAAAAATCAGTTTTATTGGTGGTGATGACATCGAACAGATGAACCCGCTCAAGAGTCTGCCCTTCATCAGTAAAAAGAAAATCGCAGTAATCACTGATCGTGGCAATCTTAAGCGCCCTGAGACGCTTTGTCAGACGTCCGGTGAGCATGGTTCTCTTGGAGTCAGACAGGGTAATGCCAAGCTCTTGATAAATATACCGGCTGAGACGGTCAAAATCCCGTTGCGTCAGAGTCATTCAACATCCCTCGCCTTAAAACAGGCGGCAGGAAAATTGTTCTGCCGCCCCGCAAGCCAACAGTTCAAAACAGATCAATATTCTTCAAACTCTTTATCCAAAGCGTCTTTTCCTGTGCCCATATCAAGCCTCAAACCACTGTTACTTGCCGTGGTCTGGGTTGCTTTTCGGGCAGAAAGAGCGTCTTTAAATCTGGGAGCCTTTGCTTGAGTCCTCGGGCTGACCAGTTGTTTGACTCCAGCAGAGTCCAACTTGAAGAATGAAATGGTATCCTGTAGTTGCGCGGCTTGGGCATTGAGTTCCTCAGAGGTTGAGGCCATCTCTTCGGCGGCCGCGGCATTCTGCTGAATGACCTGATCAAGCTGCTGAATCGCTTTGTTGACCTGATCAGCACCGGTATCCTGCTCTTTACTGGCTGCGGCGATCTCCTGCACCAGCTCGGCGGTGCGCTGAATGTCCGGCACCATCTTGGCCAGCATCTTACCGGCGGTTTCGGCGACTTCCACACTACTCGAAGACAAGTCGCTGATCTCGGCTGCGGCACTCTGGCTGCGTTCGGCCAGCTTACGCACTTCCGAGGCCACCACGGCAAAACCTTTGCCATGCTCGCCGGCGCGGGCCGCTTCAATGGCCGCATTGAGCGCCAGCAGATTGGTCTGGCGGGCAATCTCTTCAATGATAGAGATTTTTTCGGCGATATCCTTCATCGCCTTCACTGTCTCTTCGACCGCCTGACCACCGCTCTGGGCATCCTGGGAGGATTTAAGCGCAATCTTCTCGGTCTGGATGGCGTTATCGGCATTCTGCTTGATATTGGCAGCCATCTGCTCCATGGATGAAGAGGCTTCTTCGGCCGCAGCCGCCTGCTCGGTGGCCCCCTGACTCATCTCTTCGGAACTGGCCGACAATTCCTGACTGCCTGAAGCAACGTTGTTCGAGGCCGTGCGTACATCGCCGACGATGGTTTTGAGCTGCTCAATCATCTCACGCAAGGCATCGGCCATTCTACCCACTTCATCCTTTTGTTCCACGTCAATGGTGGCTTCAAGGTTGCCGTGGGCAATCTCTTGGGCAAATGTGATCCCTTTCTGCAACGGTCCGATAATCCCGCGAGCAATAACAAAGGCGAGCAGAATGGCAATGGGAAACGCGGCGCTCAGGCTCAAAATCACGCCCTGACGAGTATTGGAAGCGGCTCTAAGCATCTCCTCGTCGGTCATGATATGCTCATCCGTTGTTTCCGAAACATTACCGAGAATTTTCTGCACCTGTTTGAGGTTCGGCACGGTTTGCGTCGCATAGATCTTCTTTGCTTCATTCATTGCACTGACAAGTTCATCAGCCCGGTCATTCATTTTCGTCAGGATGGCCTGTGTTTCTTTCAAGGCCACCAGGGTTTGTTTTTCAAACACCTCTTGGGCGGCTTTTTTCGGTAGGCTTTTGATCTCTTTAGCCGACGCATGCAGACGGGCATGGGGTTCCTTGATGGCGTCAATCAGTTGAGCCAACTCCGGATCACTCTTGGCAACCTGCTTGCCATACTCACCGTAGAGAAACTTGCCGAGACCGCACAGTTCAGGGTTTTCCTGAACGGTCAATTGTTTCTGATCACTGGAAAAATATTTGAGAATGGTGTTGGCCCACACCAGGTGGTCGACCTCTTTTTCAGACAAAAACTTGGGTAACGTCACATCGGCCTGATGAAACGTCTCGCCAATTTTCTTAGCGGAATGATGCAGTTCGTTATGATATTGCTCAATCTCCTCCAACAACGAGCGCAATTCAGGAACAAGCTCTTCCGCCTGTTTGCGTCCGGCACCATAGTACCATTGGCCAAAAGCGCACTTATGAGGATCAGTCTCAACATGCAATTTGGTGACGTTGTCATCGGTCAGCAAAGCATTCACCTCGTTGGCCCAGTTGAGATGATCAACTTCGCGCTGCACCATTTCACCTTTGAGCTTGTTGCCGTCAATCACTTCAGTGGCATTACCAACGATGTCACTGATGCCCGAAATACTCCACAAACCAACAGCCAGCATCATCGCCAGGACAAGGCCAAAACCGACAAAAAACTTTCCATTGAGCTTTAGATCTTTCCAGCGCATACAACCTCCCGCATTCAATAGGTAGTTTCCGGCCTACCCGTTATTTTATTAAGGTTGCGAGTCAACCAATTGAATCAGCGAAATTTCATCCGCTGAGAACACCCTGTCGATATTGAGGAGAATGATGAACTCCTCTTTGTGCTTGCCCATGCCGCGAATGAACTCAGTATCAAGCTTGGTAGCGATGCGCGGCGGCGGTTCGATCT
This region of uncultured Desulfuromonas sp. genomic DNA includes:
- a CDS encoding protein-glutamate O-methyltransferase, whose protein sequence is MTLTQRDFDRLSRYIYQELGITLSDSKRTMLTGRLTKRLRALKIATISDYCDFLFTDEGQTLERVHLFDVITTNKTDFFREAGHFEYLTETILPAWKRNLSQRRSFKIWSAGCSSGEEPYTMAMVLADYAEKQPTGCFDYEIIATDISTKVLDHAKQAIYHSDRIQPVPMEMRSRYLLRSKDRNNPLVRIAPLLRKKIRFGRLNFMDADFSLPHPMDVIFCRNVIIYFDKETQERLVRKFCRKLQPGGFLFLGHSESLHGFDVPLRQVAPTVYRFD
- the phnD gene encoding phosphate/phosphite/phosphonate ABC transporter substrate-binding protein — its product is MKKWRQTILFFVVMVQLFTGTALAKTLVFAVHPFLSAIELQGRFQPFIEQLSVQSGYEITFKVSQDYETHLDNLCSGQTDLAFIGPAVYVAASHRDPGIKLLGVLNGKTPLLRGAIVVRKDSNLTELAELKGHSMAFVSPESTMGFKLACATLRTAGVSLDELAAQEFLGNHENVAFSVLAGKFDAGAIKYEVYEKMAGEGLRVLADLPQVADHPFVASSQLDVAIARKIKHILLGLHETESGRKLLRTLRSDAVVIRSVSDEEYDPLRLCTQCSESE
- a CDS encoding methyl-accepting chemotaxis protein; the encoded protein is MRWKDLKLNGKFFVGFGLVLAMMLAVGLWSISGISDIVGNATEVIDGNKLKGEMVQREVDHLNWANEVNALLTDDNVTKLHVETDPHKCAFGQWYYGAGRKQAEELVPELRSLLEEIEQYHNELHHSAKKIGETFHQADVTLPKFLSEKEVDHLVWANTILKYFSSDQKQLTVQENPELCGLGKFLYGEYGKQVAKSDPELAQLIDAIKEPHARLHASAKEIKSLPKKAAQEVFEKQTLVALKETQAILTKMNDRADELVSAMNEAKKIYATQTVPNLKQVQKILGNVSETTDEHIMTDEEMLRAASNTRQGVILSLSAAFPIAILLAFVIARGIIGPLQKGITFAQEIAHGNLEATIDVEQKDEVGRMADALREMIEQLKTIVGDVRTASNNVASGSQELSASSEEMSQGATEQAAAAEEASSSMEQMAANIKQNADNAIQTEKIALKSSQDAQSGGQAVEETVKAMKDIAEKISIIEEIARQTNLLALNAAIEAARAGEHGKGFAVVASEVRKLAERSQSAAAEISDLSSSSVEVAETAGKMLAKMVPDIQRTAELVQEIAAASKEQDTGADQVNKAIQQLDQVIQQNAAAAEEMASTSEELNAQAAQLQDTISFFKLDSAGVKQLVSPRTQAKAPRFKDALSARKATQTTASNSGLRLDMGTGKDALDKEFEEY
- a CDS encoding EAL domain-containing protein encodes the protein MPLKNLMTYRRVAVMLTALFCLFIATASLLSSIAREKALEQALQQSFDLEQNLVASMLSEPLLRSDYVQIRTMLGDYFEDHPEYILISLTAPNGFEIFSASRPLDSGKGLRANIKELRVGRNIEGRLELKKQDRIQSAWWLKNNGRFVGLIVLPLLFLAALVWIIVKKIGLDPLYSEAKSQATSYQALYEQSKEAIVVVSETGIIERMNPEALNLFQISADMLPVNIETFHTPESFASVNAFLDKTRAEGFCSDVVHLAAKDLYLEVVASLMTIKDEQKIQLLIHDVSEVHRYQEKLESLSVELKNSLLTYQDLFNTVADGLVVRDINGHLLMANQSYLSLLGYKEKELLGTHCTKVCKNRTCERFTEILHGKTVVFKAVHKSKDDEEIPVEVNSTLISFKGQDAVLSAVRDIRERLQKEEQLKQLMTVVENSNDGVLVTDISGSIVAVNRAFCRISGYDEGEILGENPRMFQSGVHDKSFYQTMWHELIQHGQWQGEIWNRNKDGASFPELLSIRSLTDDTGDVYRYVAIFTDLSNEKALEKKVLHLAQRDPLTGRPNRVLFRDRLQQALKHAQRNRSTLAVYSLGLDHFKKINDSLGHAVGDKVLIEVAQRLKRCVREEDSICRHSGDEFTLMTSCSADALDASAVANKILNAIRQTFIIDETELFLTASIGIALFPKDSNNDLGLMQKAENAMHQSKKKGRDCFCYFSHEFSQQADEALHLTNLLHRALERQELQLYYQPQVDLENRKIVAAEALLRWHNDELGWVSPAQMIPIAEESGLILPIGQWVLEQAAKQIRSHYEANRDWLPIAVNISVKQFVTDDFTDTVKRIIEKHDIPARCMELELTESLMLADIDLAIKKMSALHALGVPLALDDFGTGYTSLAYLKRFPVDKIKLDRAFVTDIHHCKGDAALAKSLVAFTREMEFELIAEGIEEEIQGEYLKAMGFRYGQGYLYSRPLPKEEFSKLFTAQIMTA